Proteins from a genomic interval of Dama dama isolate Ldn47 chromosome 1, ASM3311817v1, whole genome shotgun sequence:
- the LOC133052941 gene encoding olfactory receptor 56A3-like: MTVHQNGNISTEASDFLLNCFARSPSWQLWLSLPLSLLFLLAMGANTTLLTTIRLEASLHEPMYYLLSLLSLLDMVLCLTVIPKVLAIFWFDLRSISFFACFFQMFIMNSFLAMESCTFMVMAYDRYVAICHPLRYPSIITDQFVVKAAIFILARNSLTILPIPILSGLLHYCGRNVIENCICANMSVSRLSCDDITINRLYQFAFGWALLGSDLILIFLSYTLILRAVLKLKSEGAVAKALSTCGSHFILILFFSTILLVFVLTHVAKKKVSPDVPVLLNVLHHVIPAALNPIVYGVRTQEIKQGIQRLLKKGW; the protein is encoded by the coding sequence atgACAGTACACCAAAATGGCAATATCTCCACTGAGGCTTCAGATTTCCTCCTCAATTGTTTTGCTAGGTCCCCAAGCTGGCAACTCTGGTTGTCCCTGCCCCTTAGCCTCCTTTTTTTACTGGCCATGGGGGCCAACACCACCCTCTTGACCACCATCCGGCTGGAGGCCTCTCTACATGAGCCCATGTACTACCTGCTTAGCCTCCTATCTCTGCTGGACATGGTACTCTGCCTCACTGTCATCCCCAAGGTCCTGGCCATTTTCTGGTTTGACCTCAGGTCCATCAGCTTCTTTGCCTGCTTCTTTCAGATGTTCATCATGAATTCCTTCCTTGCCATGGAGTCCTGCACATTCAtggtcatggcctatgaccgctatgtggccatctgccatCCTCTGAGGTACCCATCCATCATCACTGACCAATTTGTTGTCAAGGCAGCCATTTTCATTTTGGCAAGAAATTCCCTTACTATTCTGCCCATTCCTATTCTCTCAGGACTACTCCATTATTGTGGGAGAAATGTCATTGAGAACTGCATCTGTGCCAATATGTCTGTGTCCAGGCTCTCTTGTGATGATATTACCATCAATCGCCTCTATCAGTTTGCATTTGGCTGGGCACTGCTGGGATCTGACCTAATCCTCATCTTCCTCTCCTATACCCTCATACTGCGGGCTGTGCTGAAACTCAAGTCAGAAGGAGCTGTGGCCAAGGCCCTAAGCACGTGTGGCTCCCACTTCATCCTGATCCTCTTCTTCAGCACCATCCTCCTGGTCTTTGTCCTCACTCACGTGGCAAAGAAGAAGGTGTCCCCTGATGTGCCAGTTTTGCTCAATGTCCTCCACCATGTCATTCCTGCAGCCCTCAACCCCATTGTCTATGGGGTACGAACCCAGGAGATTAAGCAAGGAATCCAGAGGTTACTGAAGAAAGGATGGTAA